ACGGCTTTCATGAACAAGGGCAGTCGGACCTGTCGCTTCAACCTTGATGGTTGTCCCGCCAGGCGGTACAACCATTCCAGATGAAGTCTGCGGATCCAAAGCGGGGCACGTTTCACTGTTCCCGAAAAAACATCGAAGCTCCCACCGACACCAATGGCCACAAGACCGTTCGCCCCTTCTTCGCACAAATCGAACCGCAATACCCGATCGATCCATTTCTCCTGACGCGGCGCGCCAAAGCCAACAAACAGCAGGTGCGGCCGCAACCGCCGCAGGTCATCGAGGATCGCCCTTTCCTCCTGTTCGGAAAAATACCCGTGGTAGCAACCGGCAACAGCCAGTCCTGGATACTGCTCCGATAAACGTCTGGCCGCGCTTAAGGCAATCCCCGGTTTTCCGCCGATAAAAGCGCATGTCCACCCTTCCCGCGCCGCTGAGGCCATCAAATGACCCATCAGGTCGATGCCGGTCACCCGTTCGGGAACAGCTTCACCCAAAAAGGAAGAGGCCCAAACAACCCCGATTCCATCGGCGGTCACCAGGGCAGCTCGTCCAAGAATGGCCTGCAAGTCGTCATCATGCATGGCGCTGTATAGAATTTCCGGATTGGCAGTCACCACTTGATGACAACCGCCTTGACGGATCAATGCAGAGATCCGGAAGGCCGCCTGATCCAGTGTCAACGAATCGACGGGAGAGCCGAGGATGGATATTCGCTTGCCTGCTTGCTTCCCTTTCATAGTCCCTCTCACAATGCAATAACGTTGTTAAGGCTGCGCGCGTAATCTCTGATCGGACAGCCTTTGGCCGTTCCACTGTTCGCTTATTGCCTGGTTTCCAATAACTCCATGGCCATTCGAGCCGTCTCTTCGGCTCTCTCTTTCAGGCGCGCCGCCCAAAAGCTCGCTTTATGGCATTCATCGTCATAGTTTTTAATGATGCGGTCCACTTCTTCGATGAGCGTGTTTCCACTCAAGGGGTGGGTCACTCCAAATACCGGTCGCCCCGTATCCTCAAGAAACCCGGTCACCTTCGGATCATAGGAGATGCCGATGACGGGAACCCCCAGGAGAGTTGCAAACATCAAGGCATGAAGGCGAACGCCGACGAGCAGGGATGCTTCCGATACGATCTCCAGGGCGTTTTCAAAATGCAATCCTCGTGAAACCACTTGCGCCTCGGAACGGCCCAGTTGTTCAGCCATCGTAATGGCAAACTCCCTATCCTCCCCAGCGTGAAGCGGCAAAAAGGTCACCCGCCATCCCCGGTCAATGAGATGGCGGGCCAATGCTAGACAGGCTTCCTCCATACCCTTCATTTTCCGCCATGGTCGGAGGCAAAAAA
Above is a window of Heliomicrobium undosum DNA encoding:
- a CDS encoding WecB/TagA/CpsF family glycosyltransferase, whose translation is MKGKQAGKRISILGSPVDSLTLDQAAFRISALIRQGGCHQVVTANPEILYSAMHDDDLQAILGRAALVTADGIGVVWASSFLGEAVPERVTGIDLMGHLMASAAREGWTCAFIGGKPGIALSAARRLSEQYPGLAVAGCYHGYFSEQEERAILDDLRRLRPHLLFVGFGAPRQEKWIDRVLRFDLCEEGANGLVAIGVGGSFDVFSGTVKRAPLWIRRLHLEWLYRLAGQPSRLKRQVRLPLFMKAVFQQKWKRW